Sequence from the Thermocoleostomius sinensis A174 genome:
TGAAGCAGGGCTAGTTGTCAATCATCCAGAGCCAAACGTGTTAGAACCTAATCAACCAGTGTCGCGTGGAGAGATGGCAGCTATTCTTCATCAGGCGTTGGTCTATCAGAATCGGTTAGAGCCATTACCCGCAGAAGAACCCGCTGCCAATTACATCGTTGGTCGTTAATCTGTTGTTGGTGATCGGATGTATGGTAGCTCATCAGGGTGTTTCACAAAACGCCCTGTTCTGCCCTTTTAAGGCTTGAAATTAGAGAGTTGTTTGACAACCGTTGAAACTAACTGGGTTGTCCGAAAATTTGCCCATAAGACAAAGCCGCGCACACGACAGTCCAAAGCTTGTAACCACTCCACTAATTCATGGTTACTATTGTGAAGTAAAGTGTAGTCTTGCTCATCGCGAACAAGAGTAAGCCCTGTATCGGGGTTTTCAGTATAGGTGCTAAGTTGTCGATCGAACCGCTGGTTTAATTCTTGCCGTAATTGCTCTACTTTTGCGCTCGCGACAGCGACACTGAGAATGGTGGCTTGTTCCTGCTGAGATGTTTGTTGAAACTCAGTTAGGCTTGTAAATATGCGCCGTCCCAATGCGCCTTGCGTAGGAATTAAAACGGCTGCGATTGTATTTTCCCAATCTTGTTGACCCAGTGCATAATACTTCCAATCTCCATAGGCATACTGAATCAATTCTCCTTGATTCATCGGTAGTACTAGCCTAGAATGCAATCCATGCTCAGTGATATGGACTAAAACAGGATAATTAGGTTGAACCGGTGGAAGAATTAAAGCAGGAGAAAACATCCAAGCAGTTATGATTATGATAATACTAGTGAATGCTAGAGCGAGGAAATAACGCAACTGCATAACGGCATCCGTATTTACTAATCATTTTTTGATTGTTTGAATTGAGAGTGAGATCAAGAATAGCTTATTTAAGATGAAACCTAAAAATTATAGTAACCGTTCACGGGGAGGTGCTGCTATCCGGTAGCAGTGATGGAGCAGGTCGCCCTTGGCGAGCAGCCCGATACGCCTCGACGAAATAATCCAACACTGGACGATTTTGAGCACGCAATGTTGGCAAGCGTTCAGGCGTATCTTCAGCGCAGGTAGTATTGGCTGCTTACTACAGCCCCCCAAACCCTACCAGACAACTCGACTTCCTTTGTCATGGCTGTGCGCCTACAGTCAAGTTGATGGAAATTAGCAACCAGTATGGGTTTAGAACCTGGATTGAGTATGGTCTCAAGCAAGCGAAAGATACACTCGGATGGGCAGACGGTAGTGGTGAATAGTAATGGTCAAGAGCGCAGGGAGGCATTGTCATGATGCACAAAGTACCAAATTGCGCCAACATGGCCAATATGATTGCTCATTTTTTTCGAGAACGACAAGGTTTTACGAACCAAACGTTCGGCCCGCTGGCGCAAGGTGTTGTTGAACCGTTCAATATAGCTAGTTTGACCCGTTTCTTTGCCCACCGCTCGATGTTGCTTGCTCTATATTGAACAGGTTGCAACTTATCCTTCCTCCCTCCTTCTTAGGTCCTCCCTCTTTGTTCCGCTTTCCTCCTTTCCCCCATCACTCGCAACCAACCCAATCTCGATCGACATCAAAATTGTAAGGGTCTTTGCCTACAACGCGAAAGCCGCGCCGACCAAGCGTCCGACAATCCAAATTTTCTAGATTTGGAGGAATACAAAAATCTGGATAAGACGGTTCACACGCCGGCTCGGCTGCTTCTGCCTCTGTACTCGGTTCAGATGTGACCACTGTCTCGGTTTTTGCTCTCGAATCAGCCGCATCTACCGTAGTCACCGCTGATTCACTGTTCTCTGTGCTACCTTTTTTCGGCTGCATATCCTGGTAGATATACACAACTGTTTCAACAATGGCGGCGGCTGGATGCTTGGCAACATAGCTGGCCACCTCAACTTGTTCCTTGTGCCATTGACACTGGCTTTTGGCTGCCCAGTCATATTCCGGCAGCATTCCTGAATTAATCACAAATTTCGCTACACTTTTGCCGTCTCTAGCAATCGCATCCAACTGATCGCAAAAGGATAGGGCTTCAAATGGAACGGGTTTTGCCGTTTCAATGATTTGCGGCTGCTCGATCGTTTGAGTGGGTGATTCGACAATGACTGGAATCGGGATATCTGGTATGGTTTCAGACCGTTGAGATTGAGACGTACCAGCCCCAGAATCGGGTTCAAGGCGAATAAAAGGCTGAAGTTCAAAAATTTCACCTGTTCCCACAGACGAGGTCAAAACACTGAATCCAACTCCTGCAATTAAGCTTTTCATAGATCGTTCTATTAGTCTCCCTAGTAAGAGAACAACAATCTCCGCCTGAAACCGGACAATGTACAAAAAGCTACATGAAAAATTTATCGCGATCGATTAAAAGGTACTGCTGTGTCCTCGTAGTTTGCCCTGCTTTTTGGCTCCTCGTGTGTACTGCAACAAATTCTCGATTTTTGAGTGCAACTCTTCAAAATCGATCGGTTTACGCACAAAGTCGTTGGCCCCAGCTGCTAATCCTTTAATTCGGCAGGCATCAATATAAGCTGTAACTAGAATGACGCGGACAGTACGCAGCTTTTCATCTCGTCGAATTGCTCGTGTTAACTCATATCCATTCATTTTGGGCATCATCACATCAAGCAGGGCAACATCAAAGGAAGAAGCCGCTAGTTTTTCTAGAGCTAAATCGGCGCTGTCTGCTATATCAACCGTATGTCCTTCAGATTCTAGAAATGCCTGAAGTAGGAGTGCATTATCAACCACATCGTCTACGATCAAGATTCGGTAGCTTTTGGAAGACATAAGAACTAACCCTCAAATGGTAGTTTTCAATCCAGTGTTTTGCGTTCACGCTGTCAGAGCGATTGCAAAAGACTATTTCTTAAATTTAAGAAAGCTAAACAAAAGTAAATCTCTGTTGTCAATCTTGTCTACCCTATCTAAGGCCAGGCTGATGCAGGCAATGGTGCTTTAAAGAAAAAGCAGCTTACAATGAAGCTGCCGTCATCAGTTCGATTAGCTGGTTGGATGCACAGGATGGAGAATTGATTTTGCTGGAATGCAAGACTAGATAATACCAGTTCCCTTGCCTCGCTTATCCTCTTCCATCGTTAGCTCCCCTTGCTTATCTGTATCACGAACTTCTTCAATCTCTTCAGCCCGCTCTGCTTCTAGAGCTTCCTCTTTTGCTCTCAAATCACCTGGCTCTTCATAATACATTTCAGGTTCAATCGCATAGTTATTCACTAACCCTTCATTGTCCACAGTGTAGCCACTGGTAGTATCAACATGTTCACTTCCAGCTTCATCGTGGACTGTTTTCTTATATAGATCTCCTTCACGCTCTTTGCGGGCCGCCGTTTCAGCCGGAACAATACCCCGATCGTAGGTATCTCTAGAAACGTCTTGTTGTTTATCAGGATGCTTATCAGTGTTTGGAT
This genomic interval carries:
- a CDS encoding response regulator — translated: MSSKSYRILIVDDVVDNALLLQAFLESEGHTVDIADSADLALEKLAASSFDVALLDVMMPKMNGYELTRAIRRDEKLRTVRVILVTAYIDACRIKGLAAGANDFVRKPIDFEELHSKIENLLQYTRGAKKQGKLRGHSSTF
- a CDS encoding DUF2459 domain-containing protein, producing MNQGELIQYAYGDWKYYALGQQDWENTIAAVLIPTQGALGRRIFTSLTEFQQTSQQEQATILSVAVASAKVEQLRQELNQRFDRQLSTYTENPDTGLTLVRDEQDYTLLHNSNHELVEWLQALDCRVRGFVLWANFRTTQLVSTVVKQLSNFKP